One genomic window of Marinobacter adhaerens HP15 includes the following:
- a CDS encoding nucleoid-associated protein yields MAIKHLRTAFASQYQPGQPARLVTGEALQEPGGDYEGLHKQMKRLFNSKPGKKYGRFSEDLGECPFSAWLKDYLEDKQTFGAMTDRLFGQWQELLTGSQEEFDGHLMIVHDALADAEVVYLFILETDSAMRFDGNQSLDATDVLSLSRLNLAVRIELDDWRGNNPAENYLTLVHGRGTGEPGELFIRLCGFTNQVDVEKETMTFLDAVEAFAKSSEPEKAGEVRNKAYEFCKEQHALGEPVEIEALSGYLDESEPQRFKEFASKTAELPESGVLHPDHRKVKKLVRIAGSGGGMSVSFSSDLVNQAIYYDRDKDALTITRLPKALREQLQRYLEAREE; encoded by the coding sequence ATGGCCATCAAACACCTCCGCACTGCCTTCGCCAGCCAGTACCAGCCGGGCCAGCCTGCCCGCCTTGTGACCGGTGAGGCCCTGCAGGAGCCCGGTGGCGATTACGAGGGCCTGCACAAGCAGATGAAGCGCCTGTTCAACAGCAAGCCCGGTAAGAAATACGGCCGGTTTTCCGAAGATCTGGGCGAGTGCCCGTTCAGCGCCTGGCTGAAAGACTACCTGGAAGACAAGCAAACCTTCGGCGCCATGACCGACCGCCTGTTCGGACAGTGGCAGGAGCTCCTGACCGGCAGTCAGGAAGAGTTCGATGGCCACCTGATGATTGTCCATGATGCCCTGGCGGACGCCGAGGTGGTTTACCTGTTTATCCTGGAAACCGACAGCGCCATGCGCTTCGATGGCAACCAGTCACTGGATGCCACCGACGTTCTCAGTCTGTCCCGTTTGAATCTGGCGGTTCGCATCGAGCTGGATGACTGGCGGGGTAACAACCCGGCGGAAAACTATCTGACACTGGTCCACGGCCGCGGCACCGGCGAGCCGGGCGAGCTGTTTATCCGTTTGTGCGGGTTTACCAATCAGGTGGATGTGGAAAAGGAAACCATGACCTTCCTGGACGCGGTCGAGGCCTTCGCGAAGTCCTCGGAGCCCGAAAAAGCCGGCGAGGTTCGCAACAAGGCCTATGAGTTCTGTAAGGAGCAGCATGCCCTGGGCGAGCCGGTCGAAATCGAGGCATTGTCCGGCTACCTGGACGAGAGTGAGCCGCAACGCTTCAAGGAGTTTGCCTCAAAAACTGCTGAACTGCCGGAAAGCGGCGTGCTGCACCCGGACCACCGGAAAGTGAAAAAGTTGGTACGGATTGCAGGCTCGGGAGGCGGAATGAGCGTGTCCTTCTCTTCCGACCTGGTAAATCAGGCGATTTACTATGACCGTGACAAAGATGCCCTGACGATTACCCGGCTTCCCAAGGCTTTGCGGGAGCAGCTTCAGCGGTATCTTGAGGCTCGCGAGGAGTAA